One Pseudanabaena sp. FACHB-2040 DNA window includes the following coding sequences:
- a CDS encoding TetR/AcrR family transcriptional regulator, with protein sequence MRQAKSGRPERQLSPEKTEAILEGGMQEFLTHGYAATTMDRVAIAAKVSKATVYSHFQDKEGLFIVLIQRLVEQKFQSIFGAEDDRILQMPPQDVLKSFANRALDIGATEPQFLNFMRLILGESGRFPQLARAFVHNIEQTAFSRLCHYLTNCPQLKLADPEATARIFVGAIVHFMIVQEMLHGKDILPMERDRLVNSLVGLIVG encoded by the coding sequence ATGAGACAGGCAAAATCTGGACGCCCGGAGAGACAGCTCTCTCCAGAAAAAACCGAAGCCATTTTAGAAGGGGGAATGCAGGAGTTTTTGACCCACGGCTATGCGGCAACCACGATGGACCGAGTTGCGATCGCAGCAAAAGTCTCAAAGGCCACGGTATATAGCCACTTTCAGGACAAAGAAGGCTTGTTTATTGTCCTCATACAGCGTCTGGTTGAGCAAAAGTTCCAGTCTATCTTTGGTGCAGAGGATGACCGGATTTTGCAGATGCCACCCCAAGACGTTCTGAAAAGTTTTGCCAACCGAGCTCTCGATATTGGGGCTACAGAGCCGCAGTTTCTCAACTTTATGCGGCTAATTTTGGGGGAGTCAGGGCGGTTTCCGCAGCTCGCTCGCGCTTTTGTTCACAACATTGAACAGACCGCCTTTAGTAGGCTCTGTCACTACCTCACGAACTGTCCCCAACTCAAGCTAGCTGACCCTGAAGCGACAGCCCGAATTTTTGTGGGTGCAATTGTGCATTTCATGATCGTGCAGGAAATGCTGCATGGGAAAGATATTTTGCCGATGGAACGCGATCGCCTTGTCAATAGCTTGGTTGG